The Dendropsophus ebraccatus isolate aDenEbr1 chromosome 3, aDenEbr1.pat, whole genome shotgun sequence genome includes a region encoding these proteins:
- the LOC138786431 gene encoding olfactory receptor 6B9-like, translated as MADLRNGLNITKVSGFTLVGFPLGHQAKVLLFLVFLSVYLLTILSNVIIIYLVKFDQHLHKPMYFFLANFSFLEIWYISVTVPKMLSDFLDEGKKISMVGCLTQFYFFFFFGSMENFLLVIMSFDRYLAICYPLQYLIIMTERFCILLAVGAWIVSVIAMMIVIIPVSQLSFCGSNEIDHVFCDFSPLVKLSCNSTKVSETIFFFLAGVVIIGCFGLIMASYVQIIITVVTTSSTSGLRSALTTCTSHFTVVFIYYGTVMFMYMRPSAAITFNVDKVVSVCYAVLTPLLNPIIYSLRNKDVKHAMQRSTRNSIESFNTIRKQPKSHSLKGHGLLKKP; from the coding sequence ATGGCAGATTTAAGAAATGGCCTGAATATTACTAAGGTATCTGGATTTACATTAGTAGGATTCCCTTTGGGGCACCAGGCAAAGGTTCTTCTCTTTCTTGTGTTTCTTTCTGTCTATCTTCTCACCATCCTGTCAAATGTTATTATCATATACTTGGTGAAATTCGACCAGCACCTTCATAAACCTATGTATTTCTTCCTTGCGAACTTTTCCTTTTTAGAGATCTGGTATATTTCAGTTACTGTCCCCAAAATGTTGTCTGATTTTCTTGATGAAGGAAAGAAGATTTCGATGGTAGGCTGTTTAAcccagttttattttttctttttctttgggtcCATGGAGAATTTTCTACTTGTCATAATGTCTTTTGATCGCTATTTAGCTATATGTTACCCTTTGCAATACTTAATCATAATGACTGAGAGATTTTGCATTTTGTTGGCAGTTGGTGCTTGGATTGTTAGTGTTATTGCTATGATGATTGTTATTATACCTGTCAGCCAGTTGTCGTTTTGTGGCTCTAATGAAATTGATCATGTATTTTGTGATTTCTCACCATTGGTCAAACTTTCTTGCAATAGTACTAAGGTGAGTGaaaccatctttttttttcttgctggagTTGTAATAATTGGATGCTTTGGCCTCATCATGGCATCCTATGTCCAGATCATAATAACTGTTGTTACTACTTCATCTACTTCTGGGCTTCGCAGTGCGCTTACTACCTGCACATCGCACTTCACTGTGGTCTTCATTTACTATGGAACTGTCATGTTTATGTATATGAGGCCTTCAGCAGCAATAACCTTCAATGTAGACAAGGTAGTTTCAGTTTGCTATGCGGTTTTAACACCTTTGCTAAACCCAATTATTTACAGCTTGAGGAACAAAGATGTGAAACATGCCATGCAAAGGTCTACTAGGAACTCAATTGAAAGCTTTAATACAATTCGGAAACAACCGAAAAGCCATTCCCTTAAAGGTCATGGACTTCTTAAGAAACCATGA